The following are encoded in a window of Arvicanthis niloticus isolate mArvNil1 chromosome 1, mArvNil1.pat.X, whole genome shotgun sequence genomic DNA:
- the LOC117696403 gene encoding LOW QUALITY PROTEIN: olfactory receptor 10A3-like (The sequence of the model RefSeq protein was modified relative to this genomic sequence to represent the inferred CDS: substituted 1 base at 1 genomic stop codon), with product MRRQNHSSTAEFILLGFSNYPELQGQMFGAFLVIYLVTVMGNAIIITIIFLDQSLHIPMYSFLQNLSLVDLCFSTVITPKMLVVLTSEKATISFGGCFAQMYFILLFGVTECFLLGAMAYDXFAAICHPLSYPMIMNKRVFMTLVMFSWVSGTMMSTLQTIWVFSFPYCGHKKINHLFCETPPVLELACADTFLFEVYAFTGTILIVMVPFLLILLSYTRILFAILRMPSTTGRQKAFSTCASHLTSVTLFYGTASIIYLQPKSRYSPDTKKLMSLAYILLTPLLNPLIYSLRNKEMKRSVLKLWQRKVALHTA from the coding sequence ATGAGGAGGCAAAATCACAGCTCTACAGCTGAATTCATCCTCTTGGGATTTTCTAACTATCCTGAACTCCAAGGGCAGATGTTTGGGGCTTTCCTAGTTATTTATCTGGTGACTGTGATGGGAAATgccatcattatcaccatcatcttCCTGGACCAGAGCCTGCACATCCCCATGTACTCGTTTTTGCAGAACTTATCTTTAGTGGACCTTTGTTTCAGCACAGTCATCACACCTAAAATGCTGGTGGTCCTGACTAGTGAGAAAGCAACCATTTCCTTTGGGGGTTGTTTTGCACAGATGTACTTCATTCTTCTCTTTGGTGTGACTGAGTGTTTTCTCCTGGGGGCAATGGCTTATGACTGATTTGCTGCAATCTGCCATCCTCTATCCTACCCCATGATAATGAACAAAAGAGTGTTCATGACATTAGTGATGTTCTCATGGGTCTCAGGTACCATGATGAGTACTCTACAGACTATATGGGTGTTTAGCTTCCCCTACTGTGGCCACAAGAAAATTAACCATCTCTTCTGTGAGACTCCTCCTGTGCTGGAGCTTGCCTGTGCAGACACGTTCCTGTTTGAAGTCTATGCCTTCACAGGCACCATTTTGATTGTCATGGTCCCCTTTCTGTTGATACTTTTGTCTTATACTCGAATTCTCTTTGCCATCCTGAGGATGCCATCCACTACAGGGAGGCAGAAGGCCTTTTCCACATGTGCCTCTCATCTCACCTCTGTCACCCTCTTTTATGGCACGGCCAGTATAATTTATCTACAGCCCAAATCCAGGTACTCACCAGACACCAAGAAACTGATGTCACTGGCGTATATACTGCTCACCCCTCTGCTGAATCCACTTATCTACAGTCTGAGGAACAAGGAGATGAAAAGGTCTGTGTTGAAGTTATGGCAAAGAAAAGTGGCTTTACACACAGCTTGA
- the LOC117715945 gene encoding olfactory receptor 5M5-like, with the protein MARGNRTTVTEFVLMGFTDRPELQLPLFVVFLMIYLITLVGNLGMILLIKADSRLHTPMYYFLGHLAFIDLCYSSSIGPKMLQNLLVKKKTISFSGCFAQLYFSSAFATTECFLLATMAYDRYMAICNPLTYTAIMTQRVCQELVVGVYTYGFLNSVIQTVLTFQLSFCSSNVIHHFYCADPPLLALSCSDTHNKERQLLIFSAVNLTGSLMTVLISYICILRTIIKIESSQSKCKAFSTCASHLTVVTIFYGTLFFMYMRQPKTGNSWRYSKVISVFYSLVIPMLNPLIYSLRNTEVKDTLKKMLEGKTSQ; encoded by the coding sequence atggcaagaGGCAATCGCACGACAGTAACAGAATTTGTCCTCATGGGATTCACAGATCGCCCTGAGCTTCAGCTCCCCCTTTTTGTGGTGTTCCTGATGATTTATCTCATTACTTTGGTGGGAAACCTTGGCATGATCTTGCTCATCAAGGCGGACTCCCGGCTTCACACGCCCATGTACTATTTCCTCGGTCACCTGGCTTTCATTGATCTCTGTTATTCATCTTCCATTGGGCCAAAAATGCTGCAAAATTTATTAGTGAAGAAAAAAACCATCTCCTTTTCAGGCTGTTTTGCTCAGCTGTACTTCTCCAGTGCTTTTGCCACTACTGAATGCTTCCTCTTGGCCACAATGGCCTATGATCGTTACATGGCCATCTGTAATCCCCTGACCTACACAGCCATCATGACACAGCGGGTCTGCCAGGAGCTGGTGGTGGGAGTCTACACCTACGGCTTCCTGAACTCTGTGATACAGACAGTACTGACTTTCCAGCTATCTTTCTGCAGCTCCAATGTGATCCACCACTTCTACTGTGCTGACCCCCCTCTCCTTGCACTTTCCTGCTCTGACACTCACAACAAAGAGAGGCAGCTTCTGATCTTCTCAGCAGTGAATCTCACTGGATCCCTTATGACCGTCCTCATCTCCTACATCTGCATCCTAAGGACCATTATAAAAATTGAGTCTTCCCAGAGCAAGTGTAAAGCATTCTCCACCTGTGCCTCCCACCTCACTGTGGTCACTATCTTCTATGGAACGTTATTTTTCATGTACATGCGGCAGCCGAAAACGGGGAATTCATGGAGGTATAGCAAAGTGATCTCTGTGTTTTATAGTCTTGTGATTCCCATGCTTAACCCTCTCATCTATAGTCTGAGAAACACAGAGGTAAAGGATACCCTGAAAAAAATGCTGGAGGGCAAAACTTCACAGTGA